In the genome of Phacochoerus africanus isolate WHEZ1 chromosome 10, ROS_Pafr_v1, whole genome shotgun sequence, one region contains:
- the G3BP2 gene encoding ras GTPase-activating protein-binding protein 2 isoform X3 produces MVMEKPSPLLVGREFVRQYYTLLNKAPEYLHRFYGRNSSYVHGGVDASGKPQEAVYGQNDIHHKVLSLNFSECHTKIRHVDAHATLSDGVVVQVMGLLSNSGQPERKFMQTFVLAPEGSVPNKFYVHNDMFRYEDEVFGDSEPELDEESEDEVEEEQEERQPTPEPVQETNSGYYEAHPVTNGIEEPLEESSHEPEPEPESETKTEELKPQVEEKNLEELEEKSTSPPPAEPVSLPQEPPKAFSWASVTSKNLPPSGTVSSSGIPPHVKAPVSQPRVETKPEVQSQPPRVREQRPRERPGFPPRGPRPGRGDIEQNESDNRRIIRYPDSHQLFVGNLPHDIDENELKEFFMSFGNVVELRINTKGVGGKLPNFGFVVFDDSEPVQRILIAKPIMFRGEVRLNVEEKKTRAARERETRGGGDDRRDIRRNDRGPGGPRGVVGGGMMRDRDGRGPPPRGGMAQKLGSGRGTGQMEGRFTGQRR; encoded by the exons ATGGTTATGGAGAAGCCCAGTCCGCTGCTTGTAGGGCGGGAGTTTGTGAGGCAATATTATACTTTGCTGAATAAAGCTCCAGAGTATTTGCACAG GTTTTATGGTAGGAATTCTTCCTATGTTCATGGTGGAGTAGATGCTAGTGGAAAGCCCCAGGAGGCTGTTTATGGCCAAAAT GATATACACCACAAAGTATTGTCTCTGAACTTCAGTGAATGTCATACTAAAATTCGTCATGTGGATGCTCATGCAACCTTGAGTGATGGAGTAGTTGTCCAGGTCATGGGTTTGCTGTCTAATAGCGGACAGCCAGAGAGGAAGTTTATGCAGACCTTTGTTTTGGCTCCTGAA GGATCTGTTCCAAATAAGTTTTATGTTCACAATGATATGTTTCGTTATGAAGATGAAGTATTTGGTGATTCTGAACCAGAACTTGATGAAG AATCAGAGGATGAAGTAGAAGAGGAACAAGAAGAAAGGCAACCAACTCCAGAACCTGTGCAGGAAACTAACAGTGGTTACTATGAAGCTCACCCTGTGAC taATGGCATAGAGGAGCCTTTGGAAGAATCCTCTCATGAACCTGAACCTGAGCCAGAATCTGAAACAAAGACTGAAGAGCTGAAACCACAAGTAGAGGAGAAAAACTTAGAAGAATTAGAGGAGAAGTctacttctcctcctcctgctgaACCTGTTTCTCTGCCACAGGAACCACCAAAG GCTTTCTCCTGGGCTTCAGTGACCAGTAAAAACCTGCCTCCTAGTGGTACTGTTTCTTCCTCTGGAATTCCACCCCATGTTAAAGCACCAGTCTCACAG cCGAGAGTGGAAACTAAACCAGAAGTTCAGTCTCAGCCACCTCGTGTGCGGGAACAACGACCTAGAGAAAGACCTGGTTTCCCTCCTAGGGGACCAAGACCAG GCAGAGGAGATATCGAACAGAATGAGTCTGACAACCGTAGAATAATTCGATACCCAGATAGTCATCAACTCTTTGTTGGTAACTTGCCACATGACATTGATGAAAATGAACTGAAAGAGTTCTTCATGA GTTTTGGAAACGTTGTGGAACTTCGCATCAATACCAAAGGTGTTGGGGGAAAGCTTCCAAAttttggttttgtggtttttgATGACTCTGAACCAGTTCAGAGAATCTTAATTGCAAAA ccaATTATGTTTCGAGGGGAAGTACGTTTAaatgtggaagagaaaaagacaagagCTGCCAGAGAGCGAGAAACCCGAGGTGGTGGCGATGATCGCAGGGATATTAGGCGCAATGATCGAGGTCCTGGAGGTCCCCGTGGAGTAGTGGGCGGTGGAATGATGAGGGACCGGGATGGAAGAGGACCCCCTCCAAGAGGTGGCATGGCACAGAAACTTGGCTCTGGAAGAGGAACCGGGCAGATGGAAGGCCGCTTCACAGGACAGCGTCGCTGA
- the G3BP2 gene encoding ras GTPase-activating protein-binding protein 2 isoform X4 — MVMEKPSPLLVGREFVRQYYTLLNKAPEYLHRFYGRNSSYVHGGVDASGKPQEAVYGQNDIHHKVLSLNFSECHTKIRHVDAHATLSDGVVVQVMGLLSNSGQPERKFMQTFVLAPEGSVPNKFYVHNDMFRYEDEVFGDSEPELDEESEDEVEEEQEERQPTPEPVQETNSGYYEAHPVTNGIEEPLEESSHEPEPEPESETKTEELKPQVEEKNLEELEEKSTSPPPAEPVSLPQEPPKPRVETKPEVQSQPPRVREQRPRERPGFPPRGPRPGRGDIEQNESDNRRIIRYPDSHQLFVGNLPHDIDENELKEFFMSFGNVVELRINTKGVGGKLPNFGFVVFDDSEPVQRILIAKPIMFRGEVRLNVEEKKTRAARERETRGGGDDRRDIRRNDRGPGGPRGVVGGGMMRDRDGRGPPPRGGMAQKLGSGRGTGQMEGRFTGQRR; from the exons ATGGTTATGGAGAAGCCCAGTCCGCTGCTTGTAGGGCGGGAGTTTGTGAGGCAATATTATACTTTGCTGAATAAAGCTCCAGAGTATTTGCACAG GTTTTATGGTAGGAATTCTTCCTATGTTCATGGTGGAGTAGATGCTAGTGGAAAGCCCCAGGAGGCTGTTTATGGCCAAAAT GATATACACCACAAAGTATTGTCTCTGAACTTCAGTGAATGTCATACTAAAATTCGTCATGTGGATGCTCATGCAACCTTGAGTGATGGAGTAGTTGTCCAGGTCATGGGTTTGCTGTCTAATAGCGGACAGCCAGAGAGGAAGTTTATGCAGACCTTTGTTTTGGCTCCTGAA GGATCTGTTCCAAATAAGTTTTATGTTCACAATGATATGTTTCGTTATGAAGATGAAGTATTTGGTGATTCTGAACCAGAACTTGATGAAG AATCAGAGGATGAAGTAGAAGAGGAACAAGAAGAAAGGCAACCAACTCCAGAACCTGTGCAGGAAACTAACAGTGGTTACTATGAAGCTCACCCTGTGAC taATGGCATAGAGGAGCCTTTGGAAGAATCCTCTCATGAACCTGAACCTGAGCCAGAATCTGAAACAAAGACTGAAGAGCTGAAACCACAAGTAGAGGAGAAAAACTTAGAAGAATTAGAGGAGAAGTctacttctcctcctcctgctgaACCTGTTTCTCTGCCACAGGAACCACCAAAG cCGAGAGTGGAAACTAAACCAGAAGTTCAGTCTCAGCCACCTCGTGTGCGGGAACAACGACCTAGAGAAAGACCTGGTTTCCCTCCTAGGGGACCAAGACCAG GCAGAGGAGATATCGAACAGAATGAGTCTGACAACCGTAGAATAATTCGATACCCAGATAGTCATCAACTCTTTGTTGGTAACTTGCCACATGACATTGATGAAAATGAACTGAAAGAGTTCTTCATGA GTTTTGGAAACGTTGTGGAACTTCGCATCAATACCAAAGGTGTTGGGGGAAAGCTTCCAAAttttggttttgtggtttttgATGACTCTGAACCAGTTCAGAGAATCTTAATTGCAAAA ccaATTATGTTTCGAGGGGAAGTACGTTTAaatgtggaagagaaaaagacaagagCTGCCAGAGAGCGAGAAACCCGAGGTGGTGGCGATGATCGCAGGGATATTAGGCGCAATGATCGAGGTCCTGGAGGTCCCCGTGGAGTAGTGGGCGGTGGAATGATGAGGGACCGGGATGGAAGAGGACCCCCTCCAAGAGGTGGCATGGCACAGAAACTTGGCTCTGGAAGAGGAACCGGGCAGATGGAAGGCCGCTTCACAGGACAGCGTCGCTGA
- the G3BP2 gene encoding ras GTPase-activating protein-binding protein 2 isoform X1 produces the protein MVMEKPSPLLVGREFVRQYYTLLNKAPEYLHRFYGRNSSYVHGGVDASGKPQEAVYGQNDIHHKVLSLNFSECHTKIRHVDAHATLSDGVVVQVMGLLSNSGQPERKFMQTFVLAPEGSVPNKFYVHNDMFRYEDEVFGDSEPELDEESEDEVEEEQEERQPTPEPVQETNSGYYEAHPVTNGIEEPLEESSHEPEPEPESETKTEELKPQVEEKNLEELEEKSTSPPPAEPVSLPQEPPKAFSWASVTSKNLPPSGTVSSSGIPPHVKAPVSQPRVETKPEVQSQPPRVREQRPRERPGFPPRGPRPGRGDIEQNESDNRRIIRYPDSHQLFVGNLPHDIDENELKEFFMSFGNVVELRINTKGVGGKLPNFGFVVFDDSEPVQRILIAKVSSFKGIIQDFIIPIVFSINLIHFKTRESLVKAKIVFPWNGIYAKHKDLLVVLKSEVWIISSFIICSGKALNRLHIKNFIKDFFVSGFSSLCLGLIIHYYYYLTCPCKFFFFLFKANYVSRGSTFKCGREKDKSCQRARNPRWWR, from the exons ATGGTTATGGAGAAGCCCAGTCCGCTGCTTGTAGGGCGGGAGTTTGTGAGGCAATATTATACTTTGCTGAATAAAGCTCCAGAGTATTTGCACAG GTTTTATGGTAGGAATTCTTCCTATGTTCATGGTGGAGTAGATGCTAGTGGAAAGCCCCAGGAGGCTGTTTATGGCCAAAAT GATATACACCACAAAGTATTGTCTCTGAACTTCAGTGAATGTCATACTAAAATTCGTCATGTGGATGCTCATGCAACCTTGAGTGATGGAGTAGTTGTCCAGGTCATGGGTTTGCTGTCTAATAGCGGACAGCCAGAGAGGAAGTTTATGCAGACCTTTGTTTTGGCTCCTGAA GGATCTGTTCCAAATAAGTTTTATGTTCACAATGATATGTTTCGTTATGAAGATGAAGTATTTGGTGATTCTGAACCAGAACTTGATGAAG AATCAGAGGATGAAGTAGAAGAGGAACAAGAAGAAAGGCAACCAACTCCAGAACCTGTGCAGGAAACTAACAGTGGTTACTATGAAGCTCACCCTGTGAC taATGGCATAGAGGAGCCTTTGGAAGAATCCTCTCATGAACCTGAACCTGAGCCAGAATCTGAAACAAAGACTGAAGAGCTGAAACCACAAGTAGAGGAGAAAAACTTAGAAGAATTAGAGGAGAAGTctacttctcctcctcctgctgaACCTGTTTCTCTGCCACAGGAACCACCAAAG GCTTTCTCCTGGGCTTCAGTGACCAGTAAAAACCTGCCTCCTAGTGGTACTGTTTCTTCCTCTGGAATTCCACCCCATGTTAAAGCACCAGTCTCACAG cCGAGAGTGGAAACTAAACCAGAAGTTCAGTCTCAGCCACCTCGTGTGCGGGAACAACGACCTAGAGAAAGACCTGGTTTCCCTCCTAGGGGACCAAGACCAG GCAGAGGAGATATCGAACAGAATGAGTCTGACAACCGTAGAATAATTCGATACCCAGATAGTCATCAACTCTTTGTTGGTAACTTGCCACATGACATTGATGAAAATGAACTGAAAGAGTTCTTCATGA GTTTTGGAAACGTTGTGGAACTTCGCATCAATACCAAAGGTGTTGGGGGAAAGCTTCCAAAttttggttttgtggtttttgATGACTCTGAACCAGTTCAGAGAATCTTAATTGCAAAAGTAAGTAGCTTTAAGGGCATAATTCAAGACTTTATTATTCCTATTGTATTTAGTATTaatttgatacattttaaaaccagAGAAAGTCTGGTTAAAGCTAAAATAGTTTTCCCATGGAATGGTATTTATGCAAAGCACAAAGATTTGTTAGTAGTTTTAAAGTCTGAGGTATGGATTATTTCAAGTTTCATTATTTGCTCTGGTAAAGCTTTGAATAGATTGCATATTAAGAATttcatcaaagatttttttgtctCAGGATTTTCTTCCTTATGTTTGGGTTTGATAATACATTACTATTACTATCTCACCTGcccatgtaaattttttttcttcctttttaaagccaATTATGTTTCGAGGGGAAGTACGTTTAaatgtggaagagaaaaagacaagagCTGCCAGAGAGCGAGAAACCCGAGGTGGTGGCGATGA
- the G3BP2 gene encoding ras GTPase-activating protein-binding protein 2 isoform X2, whose product MVMEKPSPLLVGREFVRQYYTLLNKAPEYLHRFYGRNSSYVHGGVDASGKPQEAVYGQNDIHHKVLSLNFSECHTKIRHVDAHATLSDGVVVQVMGLLSNSGQPERKFMQTFVLAPEGSVPNKFYVHNDMFRYEDEVFGDSEPELDEESEDEVEEEQEERQPTPEPVQETNSGYYEAHPVTNGIEEPLEESSHEPEPEPESETKTEELKPQVEEKNLEELEEKSTSPPPAEPVSLPQEPPKPRVETKPEVQSQPPRVREQRPRERPGFPPRGPRPGRGDIEQNESDNRRIIRYPDSHQLFVGNLPHDIDENELKEFFMSFGNVVELRINTKGVGGKLPNFGFVVFDDSEPVQRILIAKVSSFKGIIQDFIIPIVFSINLIHFKTRESLVKAKIVFPWNGIYAKHKDLLVVLKSEVWIISSFIICSGKALNRLHIKNFIKDFFVSGFSSLCLGLIIHYYYYLTCPCKFFFFLFKANYVSRGSTFKCGREKDKSCQRARNPRWWR is encoded by the exons ATGGTTATGGAGAAGCCCAGTCCGCTGCTTGTAGGGCGGGAGTTTGTGAGGCAATATTATACTTTGCTGAATAAAGCTCCAGAGTATTTGCACAG GTTTTATGGTAGGAATTCTTCCTATGTTCATGGTGGAGTAGATGCTAGTGGAAAGCCCCAGGAGGCTGTTTATGGCCAAAAT GATATACACCACAAAGTATTGTCTCTGAACTTCAGTGAATGTCATACTAAAATTCGTCATGTGGATGCTCATGCAACCTTGAGTGATGGAGTAGTTGTCCAGGTCATGGGTTTGCTGTCTAATAGCGGACAGCCAGAGAGGAAGTTTATGCAGACCTTTGTTTTGGCTCCTGAA GGATCTGTTCCAAATAAGTTTTATGTTCACAATGATATGTTTCGTTATGAAGATGAAGTATTTGGTGATTCTGAACCAGAACTTGATGAAG AATCAGAGGATGAAGTAGAAGAGGAACAAGAAGAAAGGCAACCAACTCCAGAACCTGTGCAGGAAACTAACAGTGGTTACTATGAAGCTCACCCTGTGAC taATGGCATAGAGGAGCCTTTGGAAGAATCCTCTCATGAACCTGAACCTGAGCCAGAATCTGAAACAAAGACTGAAGAGCTGAAACCACAAGTAGAGGAGAAAAACTTAGAAGAATTAGAGGAGAAGTctacttctcctcctcctgctgaACCTGTTTCTCTGCCACAGGAACCACCAAAG cCGAGAGTGGAAACTAAACCAGAAGTTCAGTCTCAGCCACCTCGTGTGCGGGAACAACGACCTAGAGAAAGACCTGGTTTCCCTCCTAGGGGACCAAGACCAG GCAGAGGAGATATCGAACAGAATGAGTCTGACAACCGTAGAATAATTCGATACCCAGATAGTCATCAACTCTTTGTTGGTAACTTGCCACATGACATTGATGAAAATGAACTGAAAGAGTTCTTCATGA GTTTTGGAAACGTTGTGGAACTTCGCATCAATACCAAAGGTGTTGGGGGAAAGCTTCCAAAttttggttttgtggtttttgATGACTCTGAACCAGTTCAGAGAATCTTAATTGCAAAAGTAAGTAGCTTTAAGGGCATAATTCAAGACTTTATTATTCCTATTGTATTTAGTATTaatttgatacattttaaaaccagAGAAAGTCTGGTTAAAGCTAAAATAGTTTTCCCATGGAATGGTATTTATGCAAAGCACAAAGATTTGTTAGTAGTTTTAAAGTCTGAGGTATGGATTATTTCAAGTTTCATTATTTGCTCTGGTAAAGCTTTGAATAGATTGCATATTAAGAATttcatcaaagatttttttgtctCAGGATTTTCTTCCTTATGTTTGGGTTTGATAATACATTACTATTACTATCTCACCTGcccatgtaaattttttttcttcctttttaaagccaATTATGTTTCGAGGGGAAGTACGTTTAaatgtggaagagaaaaagacaagagCTGCCAGAGAGCGAGAAACCCGAGGTGGTGGCGATGA